In the Alkaliphilus flagellatus genome, one interval contains:
- a CDS encoding PTS ascorbate transporter subunit IIC has translation MKAIIMYLISNVLSEAAFLIGIVALLGLVAQKKKFSDVIAGTVKTMVGFLLITTGAQSMGMTLLPMQSMLQTVFGMKAEVADIGAAVGSSMSTFGAAATLIFALGFIVNVLLARFTKFKYIHLSAHVSFFYAGLIAALLTVGTNLSALWITIIGSILLGLYLTFSCAYTAPLMKNIPGGEGYTIAHSSSIGCLIAATVGKVVGNKDKDLEDIKLPKSLGFLRETTIALSVIMTIIFFIVSLISGPKFVMENISGGKDIVIFSILNGLTFGLWITVIITGVRMMLSEIIPAFHGISDKLVPNAVPGLDIPLLFPSHPTSVIVGFITSLVASLIGMGLLGLMKYPIIVFPALIPTFFTGAITAIFGNSTGGRRGAIAGSFINGLILILGQAFLIPYIGGYESVMRVLCETDYAFFGPILGWILGVIG, from the coding sequence ATGAAAGCCATCATTATGTATCTTATATCAAATGTGCTAAGTGAGGCAGCATTTCTAATTGGTATTGTTGCCTTATTAGGACTAGTAGCCCAAAAGAAAAAATTTAGTGATGTTATAGCAGGTACAGTTAAAACTATGGTTGGATTTTTGCTTATAACTACTGGAGCTCAAAGTATGGGAATGACTTTACTCCCTATGCAGTCTATGCTACAAACTGTATTTGGAATGAAAGCTGAAGTAGCTGATATTGGTGCGGCTGTTGGATCAAGTATGAGTACTTTTGGTGCAGCTGCTACATTGATATTTGCTTTAGGATTTATAGTTAACGTATTACTTGCAAGATTTACTAAATTTAAGTATATACATCTTTCAGCACATGTTTCTTTCTTTTATGCAGGCCTTATAGCTGCACTTCTAACAGTAGGAACAAATTTATCAGCTTTATGGATTACTATTATTGGTTCAATTCTATTAGGACTTTATTTAACTTTTAGTTGTGCTTATACTGCTCCACTTATGAAAAATATTCCTGGTGGGGAAGGATACACTATTGCACATTCAAGCTCAATAGGTTGCTTAATAGCTGCAACTGTTGGTAAAGTAGTTGGAAACAAAGATAAAGATTTAGAAGATATTAAGCTTCCTAAGTCTTTAGGCTTCTTAAGAGAAACAACTATTGCATTAAGTGTTATTATGACTATTATATTCTTTATAGTTTCATTAATATCAGGACCTAAATTTGTTATGGAAAACATTAGTGGCGGAAAGGATATAGTAATATTTTCTATCCTAAATGGTTTAACATTTGGATTATGGATAACAGTAATCATTACTGGAGTTCGTATGATGCTTTCTGAAATAATCCCTGCTTTCCACGGTATTTCTGATAAACTAGTTCCAAATGCAGTACCTGGATTAGATATACCTTTACTATTCCCAAGTCACCCTACATCAGTTATAGTAGGATTTATAACAAGCTTAGTTGCAAGCTTAATAGGAATGGGACTATTAGGATTAATGAAATATCCAATAATAGTATTCCCGGCTTTAATACCTACTTTCTTTACTGGTGCAATTACTGCAATATTCGGTAACTCCACAGGCGGAAGAAGAGGAGCTATTGCAGGTTCATTTATTAATGGTTTGATTCTTATTTTAGGACAAGCTTTCTTAATCCCTTATATAGGAGGGTATGAGTCAGTTATGAGAGTGCTTTGTGAAACAGACTATGCATTCTTTGGACCTATACTTGGTTGGATATTGGGGGTAATAGGGTAA
- a CDS encoding PTS sugar transporter subunit IIB, which produces MLKIFTVCGAGVGSSMMLKVFTQQILTKENIEAKVDATDIGSLDPNGADIIVTTSDFANVIRNTTAQIIRIDNLTDKEYLKEQLLEAIKNIK; this is translated from the coding sequence ATGTTAAAAATTTTTACTGTATGTGGAGCTGGGGTAGGAAGTAGTATGATGCTAAAGGTTTTTACTCAGCAAATATTAACTAAAGAAAACATTGAAGCAAAGGTTGATGCCACAGATATAGGTTCATTGGATCCAAATGGAGCAGATATAATTGTTACTACTTCTGACTTTGCAAATGTTATAAGAAACACAACAGCTCAAATAATAAGAATTGATAATCTTACAGATAAGGAATATTTGAAAGAACAATTATTAGAAGCTATAAAAAACATAAAATAA
- a CDS encoding PTS sugar transporter subunit IIA produces MINEFVKLENIAVNVKADCWKEAVRKAGQLLLSSDCIEERYIDAMIEKVTELGPYIVIAPQIAMPHARPEDGVKQTSIAIITLQNGVNFGHEKNDPVKLLIALAAIDSTAHIEALANLMDILGNEEKLNNILNSKTSKELYEFLF; encoded by the coding sequence ATGATAAATGAATTTGTAAAACTAGAGAACATAGCTGTTAACGTAAAGGCTGACTGTTGGAAAGAGGCTGTAAGAAAAGCAGGTCAATTGTTGCTTTCTTCAGATTGTATAGAAGAAAGATATATAGATGCAATGATTGAAAAAGTTACAGAGTTAGGACCCTATATTGTTATAGCACCTCAAATTGCCATGCCTCATGCTAGACCAGAGGATGGAGTTAAGCAAACTTCTATAGCAATAATAACACTTCAGAATGGGGTGAATTTTGGACATGAAAAAAACGACCCAGTAAAACTATTAATTGCATTAGCAGCAATTGACAGCACAGCACATATTGAAGCATTAGCAAATCTAATGGACATACTCGGAAATGAAGAAAAATTAAATAATATATTAAACAGTAAAACTAGTAAAGAGTTATATGAATTTTTATTTTAA